The Planctomycetia bacterium genome contains the following window.
AAGCAGCGAAACCGCCGCCCAAAAGCACTGAAAACTGAAAACTTCGAACTCCCTTTCAAACTTCAAACTCGCCCTCAATCCCACCACAGATAGATCTGCGTCTCCTGCCCGATTTCATCCACGCTGGCGCCTTCGCGGGCGAGCTCCGGGGCGCAGAGGTCGAGGACTTGTTGCCGGCGACCGGCTTCCTCGGGTAGCTTGACGACTAAGGCATCGGCGTACTTGGTGTCACCCTCGTCTACGATGGCATCGTCTGGCACTAGGACTTCCGTCGCGCCGGCCGCGTAGAGCTTTTTCACGAACCGGACGGCGTTCTCGGTTTCCAGGAAGCGATTCGACGCCAGCGCCGATTCGTTGTCGCTCTTCTTGAGCCACTGGAGCGCCTCGGGGCCCTGGAAGTAGTCACCGGGCAGCGGAGCGCCCCCGGGAACGAGGGCGAACTCGAAGACATAAGTGCCGAACAGCAGGGCCGCCGCCAGCATGCCAACGATGTACCGGGTTGCCATGGTACGTCCTTCCCAAACGCGCTATTTTGAGGCTATAGCGGACGTGACCCATCGCACTCCGCCTATTGGAACCTAGCTCATTTCTTGAAATCGGCCCGGTGAAGGCGGCAACCCCGGGAAAACTGAATTCGGCCGGCTCGGGAGGGATATCCCATCACGGAGGGTTAGCCTGCGAAACACGCAAAATGACGCGAAATGACACGGGAAAATGAAAGTGACGCGACATGGCATTGCTCCCGGCCCTCCACGTTCATTGCCATAGCATGGGCCCAAGCATCCTCCCTTTTCGCGTGTTTGGCGTGTTTCGCGGGCTCAAATCAGGTGGATCGGTTTTCTTGGCGGCCGTTCGGGAATAGGATGACGGGACCCAAAGCGACCACCCCGGAGCAACGCGGTTTCCGCCCCCTGCTGGAAACCGCCCGCATGGAACCTTCGATCAATCCGTACGCCTCTCCGGGGAGCAGGGAGCTGAACGAAACCGCGCGCGCGGCGCTGGCGCAGGCCTCGACTGGGCGGCACGCCCGCTTCAGTTCCGCGCGGCCGCGGGCGAAGCGGGTCGTGTTTTTCTTCTCTGCGGCGATGCTGCTGTTGCTCGCCGAGTTGGCGTATCACTGCGTCCTCGTGGCTTTCTTGCTACGGGCTGAAAGCGGCCTGGGCGTGTCGTCGGGCGAAGCAACCGGGCTGGCGATCGCCGACCTGGCGCTGTCGCTGCTGCATGGCGTTGTCCGCCTGGCGTTGTTCGCGCTCTTCCTGCTTTGGTTCCAGCGCGCCTATCGCAACCTGCCATCGTTGGGCGCCGCGGAACTGTCATCCAGCTCGATGGAAGCAGTGCTTTGCTTTTTCATTCCATTTTTGAATCTCGTGCGGCCCTATCAGCTCGCGCAAGAGATCTGGCGCGGCAGCGACCTGAGCGAGCTCGACCCGGAACAAAAAGTCGTGTTTTCCAGCGCGCTGGTCGGCTGGTGGTGGGTGTTCGTTTGGATCAGTATTCTGCTGCGCCTGGCCGCCTGGTACACGAATCGCTATACCGGATCGGCCGGCAATACGCTGGTCGCTGGCGAGGCGCTCGTCGCCGTCTGGTTTTCGATGGGCGCCGTGCTGATGCAAATGATCGCAGCATTGCTCGGCTTGCACGTGGTGAAAACAATCACCACGAATCAAGACGAAAAGTGGCGACGCCTGGCAACCCAAGACACAGCCTTGACCGCCGAGGCGTAAGCGCGGAGTGACGATGGGCTTACGTCAGCTATTGGCCCGAGTTCGCAGCTAACCAGCGTTGGGCTTGATCGATTGCCGCCGGAAAGAAAGTAGCGCGCGGGTCTTTGGCGATCAGCAGTTTGGCTTCGTCCGCATCGGCCCAGCGGCGTTCTCGCATCGCGGACTCGAGCCAATCGTCCTCCACCGTTTCGACGTGCATCACGTACACGGCGACTTCCAGCGTCTCGCCCCATTTTTCATAGCGATAGTCGCCCAGCGCCTCGCCGATCACTTGTCCGCGCAGCCCGGCTTCTTCCCAGGCTTCTTTCAGGCCCGATTCGATCGCCGTTTCGCCGGGGTCGATCAACCCCTTGGGAAAACCCCATTTGCGAGCCCGAATCGACGTAATCAGACAGAACTCCAGCCCAAAGGCGGCAGCACGAAACGGAATCACACTCGATTGAGCCAGCGGCATCAGAATTTAACCGCGAAATGCGCGAAAGGACGCGAAATAGAAGCACCCTAATACGTTTGTGACTGGAATCGGCCTGAAAATCCAGTGCCCAATTAGCCTAGCCAAATCGATGCATCGCTAAGAACGATGCTCAGTCCGCGAAGCCTAGTTTTCGCGTCATTTCGCGCATTTCGCGGTTAAATCGGTGTTCACGCCAAGTTAGGTTGAGCGTTCCCCGGCCTAGGGATATGATTCCTTAGCCGTTCACCACCCTCCGGACGCCCAGGCGATTTCGATATGCGCGCTTTTGACGCCACGCGGATTTACTTCGACCGCGCGGCGGATCAGATGGAACTCACCGAGAACATGCGGCGGATGCTGATCACGCCGAAGCGCGAGGTGCAGGTCCAGATCGCCTACGAGCAGGACAACGGCGAGCTGAATACCACGATCGGTTACCGGGTGCAGCACGACAACTCCCGAGGACCGATGAAGGGGGGCCTGCGCTATCACCCCGACGTCGACCTGGACGAAGTCCGGTCGCTGGCCGCGCTGATGACCTGGAAGACGGCGATCGTGAACATCCCCTACGGCGGGGCCAAGGGCGGAATCGCGATCGATCCGAAGGCGCTCAGCGTGCGCGAACTGGAAGTGGTGACGCGCCGCTTCATCGACGGCCTGCACGACGTGATCGGTCCCGACACCGACATTCCCGCGCCCGACATGGGCACCAACGCGCAGGTGATGTCGTGGATTGCGAACCAGTACCAGAAATACCATGGCTTCAGCCCGGCCGTGGTCACGGGTAAACCGGTCGAACTGTTCGGCATTCCCGGGCGTGAAGAAGCCACGGGGCGCGGCGTGGGGATTTTCGCCATCAAGCTGCTAAGCCGGCTGGGCCGCAAACCACAACAGACGAGTGTGGCGATCCAGGGCTTCGGCAACGTCGGTTCTTTTACGGGGCGGTTCCTGGCGGACGCCGAGTGCAAGATCGTCGCCGTGAGCGATGTCAGCGGCGGGTACCATCGCGCCGACGGCCTGCATGTCTCCGAGATGTTGCGCTACGCCGGCGAACATGGAAACTCGTTGGCCGGTTACACGCAAGCCGATCACATTACCAACGAACAACTGATGCGGCTCGACGTCGACGTGCTGATTCCGGCCGCGCTGGGCGGGGTGATCGATGTCGAAACGGCGCACGCGATTCGGGCGCCGATCGTGCTGGAAGCCGCCAACAGTCCCACCTGGCCGGATGCCGATCAGGTGTTGGAGCAGCGCGGCATCGTGGTCCTGCCGGACGTGCTGGCGAACGCTGGCGGTGTAACCGTCAGCTATTTCGAGTGGGCGCAGAACCGGCAGCACTATCAATGGACGCTGAACCGGGTGCGTCAGGAGTTGGATCGCGTGCTGTCCGACGCCTTTGAACGGGTGTGGGAGTTGTCGCACGAGCGGAAAATCAGCCTGCGGACGGCGGCCTGGATTCTGGGCATCGGACGCGTGGGTCGCGCAACTGTACTTGGGGGAATCGCATGATTGCACCGGGCGTGGATGTGGATGTCTTGCGGCAGTTGCCCATCCTGGAAGGGCTGACGGAAGCCGAATGCGCGCAGATTGGCGAAATCGCCGAAGTAGCCAACTTCCAGGCCGGTGAATCGATCATCGAACAAGGCACCTCCAGCCAGGTCCTTTGGATCGTCCTGGAAGGGACTTGTGAAGTGCTCATGCGCTTCGACGGCAGCGGCGCGGATCGCCCGCCCACGATCCTGGCGGAACTCGGCCCGCAAAGCAACTTTGGCGAGATGTCGTTCTTCCACCGCGCGCCGCATTCGGCGAGTGTCCGTGCGAAGACGCCGGTCAAGCTATTGCGGATCGAGCGCACCAGATTCGACGCGTTGATTCCCTGCGAAGGCAACGCGGCCTGCAAAGTGGCCCTCAATACGATCGAAACGCTCGCCGAACGCCTTCGCCGGATGGGCCAATGGGTGGCCGAGCTCGCCGCCGACAAACCGCCCCACCGCCGCGAACCGGAATGGAATCAACTGCGGACGAAAGTGTTTGACGGTTGGAAACTATAAGATTTCGAGTGCAACTGAGCCGCGCACTCCAAGCCCAGGGAAGGTTGTCCCAAGACGACTCGTATTGAAAAGTCTTGGGACAACCTTCCCTGGGCTTAGCGCGAAAACACGTCATCAACAATTCATCCACGTAAACAGCATGAAACTCCAAAACCTCAACGAAGTCCCTTCGCAAGACGTGACGATGGAAGGTTCCTCCGGCTGCCAGGTGAAATGGCTCGTGGGGCAACCCGAAGGAGCGCCGAATTTCGCCATGCGGCAGTTCGAGGTCGCGCCCGGCGGGTTCACACCGAAGCATAGCCATCCGTACGAGCACGAAGTCTACGTGCAAGAGGGCCAGGGCGTGGTGATCGACGGGGATCAGGAGCGCCCGCTCGGCCCTGGAGACGTCGTCTACGTCGCGCCGAACGACATCCATCAATTCCGCAACGCCGGTCCCACGCCACTCAAGTTTTTGTGCATCGTGCCGCACGTGCCGAAGGATACGCCGGTAACGCTGGTTCCGGAATGCGAGGCCGTGGGAAAGTAATTATTACGGCGCCCGAGGGCCGACGCGACAAGACGAGCCGCCAGCGAGGGGCAGAGGATGCGGGCTATAGATTGAGCGCGAACGCTCGCTCGGGCGGCAATTCGCGAGCGAGCGGACTCGCTGCCGCCCGCGTGATTCCCAGCATTCGTCTGGGTATCTCCCCCCGGGAGCGTTACAATTTCCGCGTCGGGTTGGCGAATGGACTTGCGCCGCGCTATCGCGCGGCGGTTGGTCGCCGGTCTATGAGTGCTAAGGGCAGGACGCACGATGACGCGCGTGGTTTCGTTTGTGGCGTTGATTGGGATCGTGATTCTGGTCAGCGCGCTCGTCTTTCAGGTGATGGCCAGCTTTCTGCTGCCCATGTTCCTGGCGATCGTGATGGTCGTCGTCTTCCGGCCGATGCACCGTTGGTTCTTCGATCGCTTCAACGGCCGCAATCGGCTGGCGTCGATTGTCACCACGGCCGTGATCATGCTGATCGTGCTGGCGCCGTTGATTTCGACCACGATCCTGGCTGCCACCGACTTGTTCGAGTTCATCGCCGGCAACCGCCAGCAGGGAAATTTCGAAGCCCGCGTCGACAACTTTCGCGACGAGTTAGGGCTTTCCCTCCCGCCGGAACTGGATGAACTGGAAGACCACATCGGCCAATTGACGCGCGTGTTGCGCGGGCTGGAACCGACAGAACATTGGAATGAAGCGGTCAAAGGGATCAGTGGCGAGCTGACCGAAATCGATCGCGCCATCACCGCCAATGCGCCGCCCGCCGCCGGAGTCCATGACGCCGACTTACAGGGATTATTTCCGCAGGTTGAGCAGCTCGAGTTCGAGCCAGGCGAAGAAGACATTCCCCCTGAGTTGGCCGAACTCGAAGAATTGCGATTCACCGAGCGCTTTCAACAGTTCCAGCGCACTTACGCGCTGTTGCGGCCAACGCTTATTCGCCGGCTGGACGAAGTTCGCGTCGAAAAGCTGAATGGGGACGGGGATCCAAAAAACGACGACGAAGCCATCGGCACCGCCTGGGCCTGGCTGATCGCGCAGGCCAATCCCAGCCGTGAGCAGCTGGACGATTTCCGCACGTCGGCGCTCGAACAGTTGGGCATGGGCTCGCTGGCGCTGAGCACGGGGCAATACGTCTCCGGAGCGCTCGGCAAGCTGATTCTCGGCCTGTTCGTGATGGTGATCTCGCTCTATTACTTCCTGGCCGACGGCCCCGCGATGGTCGCGGCGGTGATGAGCATCTCGCCGCTGGAGAATCGCTACGGTCAGCAAATGCTGGCAGAATTCGCGAAAATCAGCCGCGCCGTGGTGATGGCCATTGTCGTGGCCGCGGTGGTTCAAGGCGCGTTGGCGACGATCGGCTATTGGATCGCCGGGCTCGATTCGCTGTTTTTGCTGTGCGTACTAACCACGTTGCTGGCGATGATCCCCTTCGTCGGCGCGGCTTCGGTTTGGATCCCTTGCTCGCTGTATCTGGCATTTTCCGGACGCCCGGTGGCCGGCGTCTGTTTGGCGCTGTACGGGCTGCTCGTCGTCTCGATGATCGACAATTTGATCAAGCCGATGGTGCTGCACGGACAGTCGAAGTTGCACCCGTTGCTAGCATTGTTGAGCATTATCGGCGGGGTTCAGGCCCTGGGACCGATTGGCATCTTCGTGGGTCCGATGGTAGTCTCTTTCTTACAAGCCGTGCTGAACATGTTCCACGCCGAACTCAAAGCCTTGGGAAACGGTGGCGAGGCCGGCGGATCCGCGGAGAAACCCGATGACCCCGATGCCTCTCCTACTCCTAGCCGCCGCCGCGGTAGGCGTTGACACCGGCTGGACGCCGCTGGACTCGGGCGGCTACGAGTTCATCATTCAGATCCCGCCCGAACAGCTCGACGCCCTGCGCGCCGGCGGGGAAGTCGGCAGTGATTTGCCGAACGACACCGGGGCGATTCGTTCTTACAAGATCGTGATCGGCACCGGGCCGCTGGCCAACCAGGGCGTCGATTTGCCGCCTGAAGCGCGGATCAGTTTCAAGCAGCCCGTAAATGACGCGGCCTCCTCGCGGCGCATCGAGGGCTCAATCCTGAGACTTCCGCCACCACCGAGTGGACGTAACGACGGCGCGGTGAATGACACTGCCAAGGCGGTTCAAGGGACGCGTCCCCCCTCGACCGATGGCTGGCAGCTTCCGGAACGGTCGTCGAACAATAAGAACAACGCGAAAACGCAGGCGGAAATTGGCGAGGAGCCTCTCGAAGATATCGATTTCATCGGTAAAACTCGCGCTACGCGGGCGAAGAGCGCGGGCCTTCCCGCTCCGCCCATGGATAACGACGTCACGCCCGTCGATACCAAAAAACTAAGCACGGAGGAGGACGAAGTCGGCCCGAGCGCTCGCAAAGACGGCCAACTCGCAAATGCCAACGAACCGGAAACTTGGACCAAGTCCAAGTTTATGTGGACGCTTATGCTCTTGGGCCTGATTGTTTCCGGCGGCCTGAACGGCTATTTCATTTGGCTCTCGCTTGATTTCCGGAACCGCTATTTGGAGCTATTGCGCGATCTTGACACACAGCCCGCGGACGAACCGGCGGAGTCTTCGCGCGAATATGAACGCACCGATGATCACGAAGAGCCGGAAGAGGAAGAAGTATCCCCTCGGGAACTAGTTCGCACCGCGGAAACGTACGTCGGCCGCAAGGAAGGACAGCGCCGACGCGACCGGGAATCTTCGCGCTACGACGATGACGACGAATAGTCGTCAACTGTCAAACTGCGGGCTTTAGGCAATCGCCGGGTTGCGGCGCGCTAGGTCGTCGACGTCGACCGCGTTATCGATGCAGCCCACGCCCGCCACGCCTTGGCAGCATTGATTGACGAGCTGCTTCTCGTAGAACGAGCGGACATTGCCCAACACCTTCACGGCGCCCTCGACCGAGGAGACCGTCAGCCGTCGCAACGACGGAACATGGCGAGCCGCCAGGGCGGTCCGCACCTGATGTTCGATCTCGCGGTCGCGCTCGGCGGGATTGGTACGACTAACCATCTGGAAACACTCCGTTTTGCTGTTCTGCCTGCTCGTGCCTGCTGTACCGACGATCATCCGCCAGCGGTGAGTGCAAAGTTCGGTCCGAATTCGCGCAAAATGCAATTCGCAGCGAATGGGGAGGCTTAAACTCGTCCTGCGTTTGGGCTTCCGACGTATTGAGTCGCGTCGTTCACGATGACGGGAGGAGGCGCGTCAACCGCACGCTTGTAGAAGCTACGCGCACAACCGTGCCAGGGTGTTGCGCAGAGTGGCGGATAAATGTTCGTTTCGTTAACGGCGCTAGTGTTGCGAAAAGCCCAGGGAAGGCCACCAGAGACCTAGCCAATGGAAAAGTCTATGAGGGCCTTCCCTGGGCTTAGACGTCGTCGTTGGCAAGCGGACTGAGCGCGGGTCCCTTAATCGCTATTGCCCCCGCCGTGGACCTAATTCTATCATCCGCCGCTCGATGGGCCGTACCGGGGCATTGCGCTCGGGTTGCGCGCTCCGGGTGAGCCAAGGTGATTTCCGTCCCCGTAGATGTTCTTCCATGCCTCGCGATTGCCAGTTGGTGTTTACGAACGGTTGCTTCGATCTATTGCACCCCGGCCATGTCGATCTGCTGCAGCGCGCTCGGGCGCTGGGGGATCGGCTGATCGTGGGCTTGAATAGCGACGAGTCGGTCCGCGAGCTCAAGGGCCCCACGCGGCCAATCTGGAACGAGCAGGAACGCGCCGCGATGTTGCTGGCGCTCCGCTGCGTCGACCAGGTGGTGATCTTCAACGAACGGGCCCCCGCGCGGCTGATCGAGGACTTGCGTCCCGACGTGCTGGTCAAAGGGGGCGATTGGTCGGTGGATCGCATCGTGGGGGCCAAGACCGTCCTGAAATACGGCGGCCAGGTGCATTCCTTGCCGCTGTTGAGCGGTTACTCGACGTCGTCTCTGATCGCCCGGCTGCAAGAACTGCAAGAAGGTTCGGCATGGCGCCGCGCATCCTGATCGTCAAACTCAGCTCGCTGGGCGACGTGCTCCACACGTTGCCCGCGGCCAGGATGTTGCGCGAAGCCTTCCCCGACGCTCACCTCGGCTGGGCCGTGGAACGCGCGCACTCCGGGTTGTTGGCCGGGCAGCCCTGCCTGGATGCATTGCACCTGTGGAATCGCGGCGCATCGCGCGGCTTCCGGCAATTCATTGGCGAACTCCGCGCCGGACACTGGGATGTGGCCATCGATTTTCAAGGGTTATTGCGGAGCGCATGGATCGCCCGGCTGAGTGGGGCTCGCCAGGTGATTGGTCATGCGCCCACCAAGGAACGCGCGCACTGGCTTTATCATCGACGCGTACCGCCGGCGACGATGGAGCGCCACGCGGTGGACCGGTCGCTGGATCTCGCGGCCGCCGTCGTCGAGCGGCTCAGCGGACAGACACTTTCGCGCCCGGCCACGCGCGCTGAGTTTACGCTGTATCCCAGCGTCGCGGATCAACACACGGTCGACGCCTGGTGGAAGGCGCAAAACATTCGCGATCGCGAGCGACTGGTGCTGCTCAATCCGCATTGTCGCAAGGACGCCAATCGCTGGCCGGTCGAGCGATTCACCGCACTGGCGCGAAACCTGACAAACCAGCCCGGCGTGCGCGTGGCGCTGGTGGGCGGAGCGGTCGCGCGTGACGTGTGCGACGCCATCGCGGCGCCGCTAGGAGATCGAATCGCGCGCGCGGATGGCGCAATGGGATTGCTGGCATCGGCCGAGTTAATCCGCCGTGCCGACGCGTTTGTCACCGGCGATACCGGACCCATGCACATTGCCGCGGCGGTCGGCACGCCGATCGTGGCGCTGTTCGGCCCGGCGAATCCGTTGCGCACGGGTCCATACACCGATCGTGCCAAAGTGATCTACAAGAAACTGAGCTGCTCGCCGTGCTATGCGCGCGACCGCTGCCCACTGGGGCACGCCGTGCCGGCCTGCATGGCGGAGATCAGTGTCGGCGAGGTCCAGTCCGCCGTGATGGCGGCATTGGCGGAGTCGGCTACGAACCCACGCGACTTCCTGCGGAGGTCCGCATGAACACGCGGCATTCGACTACTGCGACGGCGAACGGCTCTGTCGCGGAATTGAAGCTCGCGGTGAGCGACACCGGCGTCACGCATGCCGTGCATCATGCCCATGATGCGCCACCTAACGCTGCGCCGCATTCACCACGTCTCCGATGGCGTCGTTTTGCGATCGTTACCGCCGTCGTGGCGACAATCGCGTATCAAGGAACTCTGCGCCGGCCAACTGGCCCGGACGCCGGGACTTGGTTTCATGTGCCGGCCGCGACGGCTCAAGATGGCAACGATACATTGCGCATTGGCACGTTCAACATGCATGGCGGCAAGGGCGTCGACGGCGTGCGGGATCTAACGCGCATCGCGGAGACGCTTCGCGGGCTCGACTTCGCGGGACTCAATGAAGTCCACGGCGGCGTGCCATTCCGCGGCGAAGATCAGGCGGCGGCCCTTGGCCAGCAACTCGGCATGCCGTGGCTCTACGCCCCCACGGAACAACGCTGGTGGTGCGATCGATTTGGCAATGGCGCCTTAAGCAACCTGCCGGTGACGAGCTGGCAACGCATTCCGCTGGCCCGCGCGCATGGCAAGAGCTATCGCAACGCCGTGCTGGTCCGCGCGGAGCATCAGGGAAAACCGGTCAACATCGTGGTCACGCATCTCGATCGGAGCGACGACCGCGAGCGCGTGGAGCAATTGCGAACCGTCGGCGAGCTGTTCCTCGCGCTGGAATCGCCGGCGATTCTGTTGGGCGACCTGAATACGGACGACACGGAACCGGCGCTGCGCAAGTTGCTCGACGCGCCGGGCGTGCATGATCCACTACGCGATCGGCTCGGCGACGGCGCGCCGCGGCGCATCGATTGGATCCTGGTCCGCGGCTTGGAAACCATTGACGCCGGCATCGTCAACCGCGGCGACTCGGATCATCCTCATGTCTGGGCGGAACTGGCCTGGCCGGAGGAATAGCTTGATGGCGGCGCAATCCTCGTGGCGGCCAATGCTGGCGCTCCTCCTCGTGGCGTCGACGGTGCAAACCGTGATCGTATCGCGCGCGGCGGTGCCGGCGCTCGATGCCCTACGCAGCGTCGCGGCCGCTGAGGCTTGGCTGCAATCGCCGTCCTGGACCACGCTGGCGGA
Protein-coding sequences here:
- a CDS encoding DUF4328 domain-containing protein, with translation MEPSINPYASPGSRELNETARAALAQASTGRHARFSSARPRAKRVVFFFSAAMLLLLAELAYHCVLVAFLLRAESGLGVSSGEATGLAIADLALSLLHGVVRLALFALFLLWFQRAYRNLPSLGAAELSSSSMEAVLCFFIPFLNLVRPYQLAQEIWRGSDLSELDPEQKVVFSSALVGWWWVFVWISILLRLAAWYTNRYTGSAGNTLVAGEALVAVWFSMGAVLMQMIAALLGLHVVKTITTNQDEKWRRLATQDTALTAEA
- a CDS encoding NUDIX hydrolase; its protein translation is MPLAQSSVIPFRAAAFGLEFCLITSIRARKWGFPKGLIDPGETAIESGLKEAWEEAGLRGQVIGEALGDYRYEKWGETLEVAVYVMHVETVEDDWLESAMRERRWADADEAKLLIAKDPRATFFPAAIDQAQRWLAANSGQ
- a CDS encoding Glu/Leu/Phe/Val dehydrogenase dimerization domain-containing protein, coding for MRAFDATRIYFDRAADQMELTENMRRMLITPKREVQVQIAYEQDNGELNTTIGYRVQHDNSRGPMKGGLRYHPDVDLDEVRSLAALMTWKTAIVNIPYGGAKGGIAIDPKALSVRELEVVTRRFIDGLHDVIGPDTDIPAPDMGTNAQVMSWIANQYQKYHGFSPAVVTGKPVELFGIPGREEATGRGVGIFAIKLLSRLGRKPQQTSVAIQGFGNVGSFTGRFLADAECKIVAVSDVSGGYHRADGLHVSEMLRYAGEHGNSLAGYTQADHITNEQLMRLDVDVLIPAALGGVIDVETAHAIRAPIVLEAANSPTWPDADQVLEQRGIVVLPDVLANAGGVTVSYFEWAQNRQHYQWTLNRVRQELDRVLSDAFERVWELSHERKISLRTAAWILGIGRVGRATVLGGIA
- a CDS encoding cyclic nucleotide-binding domain-containing protein; amino-acid sequence: MIAPGVDVDVLRQLPILEGLTEAECAQIGEIAEVANFQAGESIIEQGTSSQVLWIVLEGTCEVLMRFDGSGADRPPTILAELGPQSNFGEMSFFHRAPHSASVRAKTPVKLLRIERTRFDALIPCEGNAACKVALNTIETLAERLRRMGQWVAELAADKPPHRREPEWNQLRTKVFDGWKL
- a CDS encoding cupin domain-containing protein is translated as MKLQNLNEVPSQDVTMEGSSGCQVKWLVGQPEGAPNFAMRQFEVAPGGFTPKHSHPYEHEVYVQEGQGVVIDGDQERPLGPGDVVYVAPNDIHQFRNAGPTPLKFLCIVPHVPKDTPVTLVPECEAVGK
- a CDS encoding AI-2E family transporter yields the protein MTRVVSFVALIGIVILVSALVFQVMASFLLPMFLAIVMVVVFRPMHRWFFDRFNGRNRLASIVTTAVIMLIVLAPLISTTILAATDLFEFIAGNRQQGNFEARVDNFRDELGLSLPPELDELEDHIGQLTRVLRGLEPTEHWNEAVKGISGELTEIDRAITANAPPAAGVHDADLQGLFPQVEQLEFEPGEEDIPPELAELEELRFTERFQQFQRTYALLRPTLIRRLDEVRVEKLNGDGDPKNDDEAIGTAWAWLIAQANPSREQLDDFRTSALEQLGMGSLALSTGQYVSGALGKLILGLFVMVISLYYFLADGPAMVAAVMSISPLENRYGQQMLAEFAKISRAVVMAIVVAAVVQGALATIGYWIAGLDSLFLLCVLTTLLAMIPFVGAASVWIPCSLYLAFSGRPVAGVCLALYGLLVVSMIDNLIKPMVLHGQSKLHPLLALLSIIGGVQALGPIGIFVGPMVVSFLQAVLNMFHAELKALGNGGEAGGSAEKPDDPDASPTPSRRRGRR
- a CDS encoding BON domain-containing protein codes for the protein MVSRTNPAERDREIEHQVRTALAARHVPSLRRLTVSSVEGAVKVLGNVRSFYEKQLVNQCCQGVAGVGCIDNAVDVDDLARRNPAIA
- the rfaE2 gene encoding D-glycero-beta-D-manno-heptose 1-phosphate adenylyltransferase, encoding MPRDCQLVFTNGCFDLLHPGHVDLLQRARALGDRLIVGLNSDESVRELKGPTRPIWNEQERAAMLLALRCVDQVVIFNERAPARLIEDLRPDVLVKGGDWSVDRIVGAKTVLKYGGQVHSLPLLSGYSTSSLIARLQELQEGSAWRRAS
- a CDS encoding glycosyltransferase family 9 protein, which gives rise to MAPRILIVKLSSLGDVLHTLPAARMLREAFPDAHLGWAVERAHSGLLAGQPCLDALHLWNRGASRGFRQFIGELRAGHWDVAIDFQGLLRSAWIARLSGARQVIGHAPTKERAHWLYHRRVPPATMERHAVDRSLDLAAAVVERLSGQTLSRPATRAEFTLYPSVADQHTVDAWWKAQNIRDRERLVLLNPHCRKDANRWPVERFTALARNLTNQPGVRVALVGGAVARDVCDAIAAPLGDRIARADGAMGLLASAELIRRADAFVTGDTGPMHIAAAVGTPIVALFGPANPLRTGPYTDRAKVIYKKLSCSPCYARDRCPLGHAVPACMAEISVGEVQSAVMAALAESATNPRDFLRRSA
- a CDS encoding endonuclease/exonuclease/phosphatase family protein; this translates as MNTRHSTTATANGSVAELKLAVSDTGVTHAVHHAHDAPPNAAPHSPRLRWRRFAIVTAVVATIAYQGTLRRPTGPDAGTWFHVPAATAQDGNDTLRIGTFNMHGGKGVDGVRDLTRIAETLRGLDFAGLNEVHGGVPFRGEDQAAALGQQLGMPWLYAPTEQRWWCDRFGNGALSNLPVTSWQRIPLARAHGKSYRNAVLVRAEHQGKPVNIVVTHLDRSDDRERVEQLRTVGELFLALESPAILLGDLNTDDTEPALRKLLDAPGVHDPLRDRLGDGAPRRIDWILVRGLETIDAGIVNRGDSDHPHVWAELAWPEE